In the genome of Daucus carota subsp. sativus chromosome 9, DH1 v3.0, whole genome shotgun sequence, the window GATGGAATTTGTTTCTACAACAATTAATCCCGGTCAATATTGGTAATGGAGACGGAATTGGTCCCGATCCGGAGTAACGGTTAATCGAGACGGGAGACGGATTAACGATTGATCGAGACAGAAGCTGTATCTGCAACGGTTAATCCCGATCAATCACTGCCGCACCGTCTGTATAGTGATTAATCTTAATTAATGATTAATCGAGATGGAATTTGTTTGTACACAATTAATCCCTATTAATATCGATAATCAAGACGGAATCGGTCCCGGTCCGGATTAATGATTTCTCGGGAAATCGAGACGGGAGACGGATTAACGATTAATCGAGACGGCATCCATCTGTGCAACGTTTAATCCCGATCAATCACCGCCGCACCGTCTTGTTGCAGTATTTGTCTATAATCTCTTTATAGGAAAATGATATCCAGAGATTTTGTTTTGATGGAGTCTGGACACATAAATAATCTATGTCGATGACATGAGATGTAATAGTATGTTTGAACTTTGTATAGCAGAACTCCAGTGTAAAATTGAAGTCCCCGGAGATCTAAACTTACATAACTAAGCTTGATGATTACAACACTGATGAAGCTGAAAGGATTGACATATCAAGAATTTAAAAGTTTTGGATACAATGATAATAAATAAGAGTTGAGTAAAGAAGTAGGTTCTCAGCACAGAATCTGCTTCATTCTGCTACTTGCCAAGTTTGTGAGGACAATAGATAGTCGGAGATCGCACTATCACTAATATCTGCGGCAAGAATCCTGGTTACAGTAATTAACATgctaatgaataccagaaagGCAATGCCAAGGAATGAGCAAGCGATAACAATAATACTAATCGCAAGGGCTGATGAGTGATCCAGGACAGAGTATGTCCCGGTTATGAAAGCCACCGTTATTGTGATGATCGAAGCCGTGTTGAGCAGCACAGCTATGAAGAACAATTTTCTTACTCTCCCAACATCTTCATACATTGTTGTCATGAAGAAGAGGAATAATGAAGACATTGAGCAAATCAGAGCTATTGTATCTGTTACTATAAACGCCTCGAAACTTGTTTTTCTTAAAAGAACTGCGGATCCTTGGGACTGTCCTTGATTCCCATCAAAGCCGCCTGGCATGGCAAAACCCGCTGTCAAGGCTACAGTGGTGATGAGTGCAGCCACTACCATATGAGTGCTGATCCATCTTTTATACAGCTCGACTTCTTTAGTATCCTCCTCATTTTGCGTATATCCCTCTTCAAGTGCTTGCAAAAAGTGCCAGTGCTTTTTAACATTGGCGTCAACAAGTGTTCTTCTAAGCATGGCCTGCAAAATAGTCTCACTCATTTATGGTTAGTTTAGGTATGAAAAGAGAGTCGCTTTTGGTTGATTGACATGAATTGACCAGTAGAGAAAAAGGACTAATTACTTAGATGATCTAAAATAAGAGCTGTTACAAATGTAAACATTATCCAACACATCATAACATTCAGAATCAAGCCATTAACCTAATTCTAGTAAGGGAGACATTTAGTGGGAGAAGTATAACAGGTAAGCGAAAGTATTAGTTAAATTTGATTTGGTCTTCAAATTAAATGTTACTTTTAGCATGAAGAAATAAAACATGAaagatttattataattaagattATAGTTACATAAATCTTTAATGTTTACTCCAATTCATGCAAACCGCAAACGGTAATAGTCAACTTTAACGGAATTTGGTCAAAAGGGTGTAAAACAAACCTGATCTAGTCTGGTGGAATGCAGAAGGTAATATAAGCTACCTCACATACATACCTGATCTGTTAGAGGAGCAGTCTCTTTTCCCCGATGTATTAGGTGATCTAGGGGAGTGCCATTTTCGCCATTCAGTACTTCCCAATCAATCGTTCTTTCATCCATCAGTTCTTGGACATAACAACCTAACTTGGTAATCAGGTGGAGGGGCGTATTTCCATCTTTGTCCCTCTGCATCAGTAGGTTACCGTATGCTTTACAACCTTGCGACAGAATATATCTAATCACCTCTTTCCTGTCTTGCTCCACCGCGATGTGCATTATATTTTGACAATTTTTATCCACCATATCCCAACAATCTGGAAAATATTGCACAAGTTTCTCCATCACACGGACGTTTCCTTTATATGCTGCTACATGAAGAGCTGTTCTCTTATACTTCTTATCCCGCACGTATGCCGCAGACTTGCAGTCTTCACTTACTAGATTTTCGACTATTGTATAAAGATCATTGCATGCCACATAATGAAATACTGTCCACCCGTTGTCATCTTGTTCTTCTATAAGATATTTACGTTTATCCGTTAGAAGTTTCACACATTCTGATTTGCGTAAAATATCTGCAAGATAAATCATAAGATTGAGCAAAGAATTAAGGCTTTGGAAAAAAATTGGAAGAAATTGAAAGATTGTAGAAATGTATGCACGTACCATGTTTGCCATCGTCTAAAACTACAGCATGTAAAGCTGTCCTTCCTGCAGGACCATCGTCGCCAATCACCGCCCAAACACAAGTGCAAAGAATTGTtgtaataatatcaatattacaCCTAGTAGAAGCCAAGTAGAGTGGAGATTCCTTTCGCTTATTCTGACAATGGAATGCATTTGGAGCTTCATTTACTAGAAGCTGAACCACGTTGTTGTGATTGTACCGTACTGCATCGTGCAAGGGAGTTTCATGCtccatattttttttactaacCTGAGATTGTATCAGAGCTATAGACGCGTTGCTGGTAGATTCAGGTTTTTGAATGGAAGACTTAGCTGCATTTATGAGTGCTACAACCACGTCGTAGTGTCCTTGTCTTGCTGCCAGATGAAGCGCGATATCACCTTTTAAGTTAACCTTTTCGATTAGTTCACCATGGACACTCAAAAGGTGTTTTACACAATTTATACTCCCGTATTGGCATGCAATATGAAGTACCGTATTGTTTGTAGGAGTCAGTTGACGACCGACGCGAAGTCTTCCCTCCATCTGCTTGAGGACATCAATGTTATCCTTACAAACAGCATCATACAATGCAGCATCCATGTGATTTCTTGGGCGTAAAAATACAGAGGCATCCTCCCGCTGCTTAGAGGTATGTCTGATCGAATTGTAGTCTAAACTGATATACTTAACTAAGTTCTTAAGGATTTTTACTACAACTAAACCCAAGTATACGATCAGGGCCCCTAGAAGTGCAGCTAAGGATAAGACTAAAGCCACTGGACTTAACAGTATTCCTATACACCAATCTCTAAAATTAGACCAGTACATGATGATAAGGCAGGAAAAGTGATGTTTTATGTAACTTGACAGAAAGTAGCCTATTCCAAGAAGTTAATATGTAAATTTTCAAGAAGAGTAAATTTTCAAGAAGAGGAGTAGATGACCAAAAAGAGTATATTCCAAGAAGTTAATATGTAAATTTTCTCCTatttagtatatatatacaagtcatGCTTATTGTTAATTTGATATAAACTAGCCTGACGTCATGCATGAGTTCATCGATCACATCATTAGTTTATAactttatattattacaatctTATGACAGCAGATCAAACTTACACCAGACTGAAAAGTGAACCAGCTAGGTGAGCTAGCTAATGTTTTTAAGTGCAACTTCTTAATTctctttttcatttattataaatttctttCATACAAATAATGTATATGCGTTGTAGCCTTTGTTCAAATTATTCGCTTAGTTTTctagaattttgaattttatatattaaaaatcaaaagatttcTAATACGTAGAAAAGATAACATTAAAATCATGATTTTAAATCTATTAGAAAGAAGTTTTTAATTGCTTATATAGTGgtttacttttaaaaataatgtaaacattttaaacaataatctattttaaatttattttataatggtGAGCGGCCGGCagcttaatataattaattgcaGCCAAAATCAACAATCAAATCTTTTAAACTTTTAATGGAGATATAACATGATGGTAAATGGTAAAatctcgataaaataataatatttataaaaaaaaacttcatatacacatatatgttccaataacaaataaattaactaaatatatgtaattgtaGTTGTCCAGTTTTTATGAGATTTCAGCCCAGATCTCACAGCCCTTTAATATCATGCATTAAATCTTACCaatgtatattaaataatttatattatacataGATCAATCATATTTATCTTatcagattttatataattataagtaaaaaaaatttgatatcaaaaACTCTTCTACATAAATAAATCTTTAATGAAATTAATAACTTTTGATATGAActaccaaaaaaaattgtatgtatACGATTCAAAAAGTCTAAAGTGATGGATACCTAATGTAACACTATCACATATCACTAATCTTGAAAAAGGTATGTGAAAATGAAATACTAATGCCTAGAAAAGTTAGAACTTTCTAATATAACTTTGACCgaaatttatatgtaatatataattaaaaaataaaatctattaaTCTCTCTTAATTGTATATATTGGAGGACATGATACAACatacattttaatttattaagatctttttttgaatttaattttttttcaaaacatacaattataaaaatatatcttatAAGAGTGCGTAGAGcaattcaaaacaaatatataaaaactaatgGGACGGAGAAAgtattactaaaatatatataatgtagcttagaatatatattttggattcttaaaattaattatatatatgtttatcaaatatatactattaaataCAAATCAATTCTAGCACCACCCATCTATTAACCCATTACCCATTCCTGTTCCATTAGGAATTATCCCGTATCCACAAATTTCtttgtattttagtttatttagtttatatttaagaatttatatcaaaatagaATAAGTATATATAATCAACGTTCAATGTGAAGCGAATGTGGAAAACATTTTATGCATGAAAAATTCCTCCTGTAAAGTCTAAAAGGACTGTACCAGTGGTACTTACAATTCGAGTATTTACTATTGCACCTGCTTATCACAACTGCCTGCATATCACAACTGCATATCACATCCACCACTTATCATAACCGTTTTGTAACAGATACAGTGTAtatagtgcaagttagttttgTAATTGTGATTCACTTTTCTTACTCTGTAATTCTCTCTCTAAAACATTGCTTTTAGTTTTCTCTCTCTGAAATGTAAATACACATTTTAGCTTTAATACAGTAGCTTCTTCTCAAGCTTTAATGGCGTTTGCAACAACTTTAGATGGTATCAGAGTTTCTCTTCCGCCTTGATCTCGTGTTCTCTTCGTCGTCATCGAATCTACATCGCCTTCGCCACCCCTGATCGATTCTCGATCGTCGTCGCCTTGATTTGTAAGCTTTGATTCCTGTATATTCTCCATGAATCTCTCTTCTATCTCTCTCCTATATCTCGCTTATCTCTCTCGTTCTGCAATTACTTTTGTCTCGGTTGAATGCATCATTCCTCATATGTAGATGCAGTTTTAGGCAAACACACAGTCATGAATACTCAAAACACAACTGTCAACAACACACAACAATCTCTCACACAAGCTATTGAGAATAATTCTCATCCACTATTTCTCCATAACAATGATCAACCAGGAATGATTCTTATCTCTAAAAAGTTAGTAGGATCTGAAAACTATGCTTCTTGGAAGCGTTCTATGAAAATTGCTCTTTCCGCTAAAAATAAACTTGTTATTGTGACTGGCGATTTTGTCGCTCCTCCTGCTGATTCACCATTGTTCGTCCACTGGAACCGTGTCAATGACATGATAATTACTTGGATATTGAATACTGTCTCCGATGACATTGGTAACAGCTTGACCTATATGGATAGTGCTCTAAATGTTTGGAATGAACTCGCTGAGCGTTTTTCAGCAATTACTGGTCAGCAGTATTATGAAACGCAGCGTGAATTGTTTCGACTTGAACAAGGAAATGATTCTATTGAATTGTATTTTCACAAACTAAAAGGTTTTTGGGATGAAATTAAGGCCTTGGAACCTGCCATCCCCTGTACTTGTGGAGCTCATAAAGTCTGGGATTCTCAAATTGAGAAAACTCACTTAACTCAGTTCTTGATGGGCTTGCATTCAAGCTACACTGCTGCTCGTGGTCAGGTTCTTATGATGAAACCATGGCCTACAGTTAGTCAGGCATACTTGTTGATGAAACAGGAAGAAAAACAGAGGCAAGTGCATAACTCTGTAACTCCTGTTGCCATGATGGTCAACATGTCAAAGACTACACCAGGAAATTATACTCCAAATCGCTTTAGTGGTCGACCTGGAAATCCTGTGCAAGAATGTGAGCATTGTCACATTAAAGGCCACACTAAAGAAAAGTGCTACAAATTGGTTGGGTATCCTGCAGACCATCCTAATCATCCAAATAATCGAGGAAAACGAAAGTTCAATCAGAATTCTAAAGCAAGGCTAGCTGCTGCTCTACAGGCCTCTCACAGTTCTGATTCAACTACATCTCCTGTTGCTTCTGATCAGAGTGATCCTTTAACTGCTAAAATGGATGCTTTGCAGTCCCAACTGAACTCTCTCATGAAATGTTTCAGTGGCAATTCTCCTGTGCCTTCCACTGGTTCTACCAATTCTGGACAATACAGTCTTGCAGCTCAATTTGCAGGTACTGCATTCTCTTTGTCTTCCTCTGTCCAAATTGCTCATAATATTTGGGTATTGGATACGGGTGCTACTAATCACATGTGTTGCAATGCTACTTGCATGACTAATATTACTACACTCACTACACCTTTGACAGTGAAATTTCCCAATGGTCACGACACTTTAGTTACCCATATAGGATCTGTTTACATTCATTTACTATCACAGACTATCACAGATGTTCTTCTTGTTCCTTCCTTCGCATTCAATCTCTTGTCTGTTAGTAAGTTGTCTTCACAGCTTCATTCCACTATTCATTTTACCTCCACATCTTGCTATGTGCA includes:
- the LOC108200299 gene encoding uncharacterized protein LOC108200299 isoform X1, with translation MYWSNFRDWCIGILLSPVALVLSLAALLGALIVYLGLVVVKILKNLVKYISLDYNSIRHTSKQREDASVFLRPRNHMDAALYDAVCKDNIDVLKQMEGRLRVGRQLTPTNNTVLHIACQYGSINCVKHLLSVHGELIEKVNLKGDIALHLAARQGHYDVVVALINAAKSSIQKPESTSNASIALIQSQVSKKNMEHETPLHDAVRYNHNNVVQLLVNEAPNAFHCQNKRKESPLYLASTRCNIDIITTILCTCVWAVIGDDGPAGRTALHAVVLDDGKHDILRKSECVKLLTDKRKYLIEEQDDNGWTVFHYVACNDLYTIVENLVSEDCKSAAYVRDKKYKRTALHVAAYKGNVRVMEKLVQYFPDCWDMVDKNCQNIMHIAVEQDRKEVIRYILSQGCKAYGNLLMQRDKDGNTPLHLITKLGCYVQELMDERTIDWEVLNGENGTPLDHLIHRGKETAPLTDQAMLRRTLVDANVKKHWHFLQALEEGYTQNEEDTKEVELYKRWISTHMVVAALITTVALTAGFAMPGGFDGNQGQSQGSAVLLRKTSFEAFIVTDTIALICSMSSLFLFFMTTMYEDVGRVRKLFFIAVLLNTASIITITVAFITGTYSVLDHSSALAISIIVIACSFLGIAFLVFISMLITVTRILAADISDSAISDYLLSSQTWQVAE
- the LOC108200299 gene encoding protein ACCELERATED CELL DEATH 6-like isoform X2, translating into MEHETPLHDAVRYNHNNVVQLLVNEAPNAFHCQNKRKESPLYLASTRCNIDIITTILCTCVWAVIGDDGPAGRTALHAVVLDDGKHDILRKSECVKLLTDKRKYLIEEQDDNGWTVFHYVACNDLYTIVENLVSEDCKSAAYVRDKKYKRTALHVAAYKGNVRVMEKLVQYFPDCWDMVDKNCQNIMHIAVEQDRKEVIRYILSQGCKAYGNLLMQRDKDGNTPLHLITKLGCYVQELMDERTIDWEVLNGENGTPLDHLIHRGKETAPLTDQAMLRRTLVDANVKKHWHFLQALEEGYTQNEEDTKEVELYKRWISTHMVVAALITTVALTAGFAMPGGFDGNQGQSQGSAVLLRKTSFEAFIVTDTIALICSMSSLFLFFMTTMYEDVGRVRKLFFIAVLLNTASIITITVAFITGTYSVLDHSSALAISIIVIACSFLGIAFLVFISMLITVTRILAADISDSAISDYLLSSQTWQVAE